In the Arcobacter sp. F155 genome, one interval contains:
- the bioD gene encoding dethiobiotin synthase: MKETIFITATNTDVGKTFACEKFIRYYSKKGLKVGYFKPIETGVISSPLDGSKMLNLVKELNPSFDFDMKDVVPYQFKLPAAPFVAKNDTKIDLDFLLAKKKELEAKCDILIIEGAGGLMVPIEKDFFIIDLIKFFKAEAKLITPSKLGCINDTLLSINALKAKEIEFEWYINLFLDKDEFPEVTLPFYKDYFKEIKYLQDI; encoded by the coding sequence ATGAAAGAAACAATTTTTATTACAGCTACAAATACCGATGTTGGCAAAACTTTCGCTTGCGAAAAGTTTATTAGATATTACTCAAAAAAAGGTTTAAAAGTAGGATACTTTAAACCTATTGAAACGGGAGTAATAAGCTCTCCTTTAGATGGTTCTAAAATGCTAAACTTAGTAAAAGAGTTAAATCCATCTTTTGATTTTGATATGAAAGATGTAGTTCCTTATCAATTCAAACTTCCTGCAGCTCCATTTGTTGCTAAAAATGATACAAAAATAGATTTAGATTTTTTATTGGCAAAAAAGAAAGAACTTGAAGCAAAGTGTGATATTTTGATTATTGAAGGTGCTGGTGGACTTATGGTTCCTATTGAAAAAGATTTTTTTATTATTGATTTGATAAAATTCTTTAAAGCAGAAGCAAAACTTATAACACCATCAAAACTTGGGTGTATAAATGATACTTTACTCTCTATAAATGCTTTAAAAGCAAAAGAGATAGAGTTTGAATGGTATATAAATCTATTTTTAGATAAAGATGAGTTCCCTGAAGTGACTTTACCTTTTTATAAAGATTATTTTAAAGAGATAAAATACCTTCAAGACATATAG
- a CDS encoding c-type cytochrome, which produces MKKILLSSFVAVAIFAGCSESTEAETQKPVAQAEVKVEKEASAESKLVDQVKESTSKITEVVKSASSEVASKVVEESKQIAEKGTDAAKSISSKAEVVAKELTDEIVNKTKEAKTSIESSIDNIVETKKDTNVTSKGKSLYLKCAGCHGQNGEMKALGKSQVIKGWDKDKVLNALVGYKEGTYGAAMKGVMIAQVSSLSKEDLEVLSEYIASF; this is translated from the coding sequence ATGAAAAAGATTTTACTAAGTTCTTTTGTAGCAGTAGCTATTTTTGCAGGATGTTCTGAATCTACAGAAGCAGAAACTCAAAAACCAGTAGCACAAGCTGAAGTAAAAGTTGAAAAAGAAGCAAGTGCTGAATCAAAACTTGTAGATCAAGTTAAAGAATCAACTTCAAAAATTACAGAAGTAGTTAAAAGTGCAAGTTCTGAAGTAGCTTCAAAGGTAGTTGAAGAGTCTAAACAAATTGCTGAAAAAGGAACTGATGCAGCAAAGAGTATTAGCTCAAAGGCTGAAGTTGTAGCAAAAGAGTTAACAGATGAAATTGTTAATAAAACAAAAGAAGCAAAAACAAGTATTGAATCAAGTATTGATAATATTGTTGAAACAAAAAAAGATACTAATGTTACTTCAAAAGGTAAATCTTTATATCTAAAATGTGCAGGTTGCCATGGACAAAATGGAGAAATGAAAGCTTTAGGAAAATCTCAAGTAATCAAAGGTTGGGATAAAGATAAAGTTTTAAATGCTTTAGTTGGATATAAAGAAGGTACATATGGTGCAGCTATGAAAGGTGTTATGATTGCTCAAGTAAGCTCTTTATCTAAAGAAGATTTAGAAGTATTATCAGAATATATAGCCTCTTTTTAA
- a CDS encoding HD domain-containing phosphohydrolase, whose translation MKPKKFFLKIKPTISLILIFLISSVIVTTLSLQYYFSKDLAFDATENNFKLTAEKIEQKIISFDNSNSNILEAIIHSEEMREFPLENERHRLLKQLTVILNNNKHIYAIYAGSKSGNFYEVINLNITKDLRKKYNATKEARWLIVKIYEEDGKRYQYEQLLNKGLKVLDTKRKEASYDPSIRPWFKKAINSHRKVIKTKPYQYTNIDELGITYAKRIRNEDIVLGLDVSLNSISNFLSKQTIMKNNEIILFQEDGEIIASANLDKDMKTVPYKELLNFAKDEKIKKVQFNVGLEDEAFVYYSLIKSEFKTKDHLAITIPVNTIMKPFISKIYNSFMITLVILTLTIPLIWYATRILVEPIQKLEKENKKIMRRDFDNVKLIKTRIKEYHELSQSLYKMSISIKEFEEKQEELMDSFIQLIASAIDAKSKYTGGHCERVPILTIALANAAAACDEGIFKDFKLSTKDEKRELSVAAWLHDCGKVTTPEYVVDKATKLETIYNRIHEVRTRFEVVHRDLTIKMYENILAGANKEQEEHKLQEEHKKLQQEFEAIAKANIGGEFMNDEDIEKIKEIAQRKWTKYFNDTIGLSHDETSRIKEINRTFPKEENLLSDKDEHIIQREDFSQEEFDKYKFKMEVPKHLYNQGEIYNLTVKKGTLTEEERFKINEHMIMTVKMLEELPFPKNLEKVPEYAGAHHETLIGTGYPRRLKKEDMSIPARIMAVADIFEALTAADRPYKEAKKLSESIKILSFMVKDEHIDEDIFKLFLTSGVYMNYAKEYLKEEQIDEVDISKYV comes from the coding sequence ATGAAACCTAAGAAATTCTTTCTAAAAATCAAACCCACAATCTCCCTTATTTTAATATTTTTAATCTCCTCCGTTATAGTTACAACCCTTTCTTTACAGTACTACTTCTCAAAAGACTTGGCCTTTGATGCAACAGAAAACAACTTTAAACTCACAGCTGAAAAAATAGAACAAAAAATAATCTCTTTTGATAATTCAAATAGTAATATTTTAGAAGCTATTATACACTCAGAAGAGATGAGAGAATTTCCTTTAGAAAATGAAAGGCACAGACTACTTAAACAACTAACTGTTATTTTAAATAATAATAAACATATCTATGCCATATATGCAGGAAGTAAAAGTGGTAACTTTTATGAAGTAATAAACCTAAATATAACAAAAGATTTAAGAAAAAAATACAATGCAACTAAAGAAGCTAGATGGCTTATAGTAAAAATCTATGAAGAAGATGGCAAAAGATACCAATATGAGCAACTTTTAAATAAAGGTTTAAAAGTTTTAGATACTAAAAGAAAAGAAGCTTCATATGACCCAAGTATTAGGCCTTGGTTTAAAAAGGCTATTAATTCACATAGAAAAGTAATTAAAACAAAACCCTATCAATATACAAACATTGATGAACTAGGGATTACTTATGCAAAAAGAATTAGAAATGAAGATATTGTTTTAGGTTTAGATGTATCACTAAATAGTATTTCTAATTTTTTAAGTAAGCAAACTATTATGAAAAACAATGAAATTATTTTATTTCAAGAAGATGGTGAAATAATTGCTTCTGCAAATTTAGATAAAGATATGAAAACTGTACCATATAAAGAACTTCTTAACTTTGCAAAAGATGAAAAGATAAAAAAAGTACAGTTTAACGTAGGATTAGAAGATGAAGCTTTTGTCTATTATTCACTTATTAAATCTGAGTTTAAAACAAAAGACCACCTTGCAATAACTATTCCTGTTAATACTATCATGAAACCTTTTATTAGTAAGATATATAACTCATTTATGATTACCTTGGTAATTTTAACATTGACTATTCCTTTAATTTGGTATGCAACAAGAATCTTAGTTGAACCAATTCAAAAACTTGAAAAAGAAAATAAGAAGATAATGAGAAGGGATTTTGATAATGTCAAATTAATAAAAACAAGAATAAAAGAGTACCATGAACTTTCTCAATCATTATATAAGATGTCAATATCCATAAAAGAGTTTGAAGAAAAACAAGAAGAGTTAATGGACTCTTTTATTCAACTAATTGCAAGTGCTATTGATGCAAAGTCAAAATACACTGGTGGCCATTGTGAAAGAGTTCCTATATTAACTATTGCGCTAGCAAATGCTGCAGCAGCTTGTGATGAGGGGATTTTTAAAGACTTTAAACTATCTACTAAAGATGAAAAAAGAGAGCTTAGTGTTGCTGCTTGGTTACATGATTGTGGTAAAGTTACTACTCCTGAGTATGTAGTTGATAAAGCAACAAAATTAGAAACTATTTATAATAGAATTCATGAGGTAAGAACTAGGTTTGAAGTTGTTCATAGAGACTTAACAATTAAGATGTATGAAAATATCTTAGCTGGTGCAAATAAAGAGCAAGAAGAACATAAACTTCAAGAAGAACATAAAAAGCTACAGCAAGAGTTTGAAGCTATTGCCAAAGCAAATATTGGTGGAGAGTTTATGAATGATGAAGATATTGAAAAAATCAAGGAAATAGCTCAAAGAAAATGGACAAAATATTTTAATGACACAATAGGTTTATCCCATGATGAAACATCAAGAATAAAAGAGATAAACAGAACATTCCCAAAAGAAGAGAATCTTTTAAGTGATAAAGATGAACATATTATTCAAAGAGAAGACTTCTCTCAAGAAGAGTTTGATAAATATAAATTTAAAATGGAAGTACCTAAGCATCTTTATAATCAAGGAGAAATTTATAACTTAACCGTTAAAAAAGGTACTCTTACAGAAGAAGAGAGATTTAAAATCAATGAACACATGATTATGACAGTAAAAATGTTAGAGGAATTACCTTTCCCTAAAAATCTAGAGAAAGTTCCAGAGTATGCAGGAGCTCACCATGAAACACTTATAGGAACTGGTTATCCAAGAAGACTTAAAAAAGAGGATATGTCTATTCCTGCAAGAATTATGGCAGTTGCTGATATCTTTGAAGCTTTAACAGCTGCTGATAGGCCGTATAAAGAAGCAAAAAAACTTTCTGAATCAATTAAAATACTTAGCTTTATGGTAAAAGATGAACATATTGATGAAGATATATTTAAACTATTTTTAACAAGTGGTGTTTATATGAATTATGCAAAAGAGTATTTAAAAGAAGAACAAATTGATGAAGTAGATATTTCTAAATATGTATAA
- the clpA gene encoding ATP-dependent Clp protease ATP-binding subunit ClpA: protein MISKELRNIFGQAVSYAKKSRHEYLTVEHIFLMLLHDEVIENLFVDLGLDQEKIFNEIKKYIEENTPVFPENVEDEPIETLTLTSTIENMVAHTQTSGRGNASVEDMFVAILKNDKSYATYILKSAGVERIDILEEISHRENENEVDELGNKEEKDDNKVLDKNSTELVEVAKKGDIDPVIGRTTEISRVIQILGRRKKNNPILVGEPGVGKTAIAEGLALEIANKRVPEFLEDAKVYSLDMGSMVAGTKYRGDFEKKLKSLLKEIVKIPNAILFIDEIHTIVGAGSVGGSAMDASNILKPMLANGKLKCIGATTFSEFRNDFSKDKALSRRFAKVDIDEPSVEDAITILDGLKPKYEEFHNVSYTSSAIESAVELSKKYISDRFLPDSAIDVIDEAGASKKIEYAKVNKKNVKILQKDIEDTVARMAHVPSKSATKSDVSLLKNLESRMQKRVFGQDTAISTIVQSIKRNKAGLGLDKKPIGSFLFTGPTGVGKTEVAKELSNQLGIHFERFDMSEYMEAHTVSRLIGAPAGYVGFENGGLLTEAIRKHPHCVLLLDEIEKAHPDLMSILLQVMDNAELTDNSGNKADFQNVVLIMTSNLGASEANVMGFAKNDSLNEDKAVNKFFAPEFRNRLDATVPFAALEQDIVAKVAGKFVLDLEKQLENKKIKISITAKAKNELARLGYDKTMGARPLNRVISDKIKNVLTDEILFGRLKKGGQVKIDFVKDEFSFTYKALEPSTTKSTQ from the coding sequence ATGATAAGTAAAGAATTAAGAAATATATTTGGGCAAGCTGTAAGTTATGCTAAAAAAAGCAGACACGAGTATTTAACAGTAGAACATATTTTTCTTATGCTTCTGCATGATGAGGTTATTGAAAATCTATTTGTAGATTTAGGACTTGACCAAGAAAAAATATTTAATGAGATTAAAAAATATATTGAAGAGAATACTCCTGTTTTCCCTGAAAATGTTGAAGATGAGCCAATTGAAACTCTTACACTAACTTCTACAATTGAGAATATGGTAGCCCATACTCAAACTAGTGGAAGAGGAAATGCTAGTGTAGAGGATATGTTTGTTGCTATATTAAAAAATGATAAATCCTATGCAACATATATCCTAAAATCAGCAGGTGTAGAAAGAATTGATATCCTAGAAGAGATTTCTCATAGAGAAAATGAAAATGAAGTAGACGAGCTAGGAAATAAAGAAGAAAAAGATGATAATAAGGTTTTAGACAAAAACTCAACTGAGCTTGTTGAAGTTGCTAAAAAAGGTGATATTGACCCTGTAATTGGAAGAACAACTGAAATAAGTAGAGTTATTCAAATTCTTGGAAGAAGAAAGAAAAATAATCCTATTTTAGTAGGAGAACCAGGTGTTGGTAAAACAGCAATAGCAGAAGGTTTAGCCTTAGAAATTGCAAATAAAAGAGTACCTGAATTTTTAGAAGACGCTAAAGTATACTCTTTAGATATGGGTTCAATGGTTGCAGGAACTAAATATAGAGGTGATTTTGAGAAAAAGCTAAAATCCCTTTTAAAAGAGATAGTAAAAATTCCTAATGCAATTTTATTTATTGATGAAATTCATACAATTGTGGGAGCTGGAAGTGTTGGTGGAAGTGCGATGGATGCTTCAAATATCTTAAAACCAATGCTTGCAAATGGAAAACTAAAATGTATTGGTGCAACTACTTTCTCAGAGTTTAGAAATGATTTTTCTAAAGACAAGGCTTTAAGTAGAAGATTTGCAAAAGTTGATATTGATGAGCCAAGTGTAGAAGATGCAATTACAATTTTAGATGGATTAAAACCAAAATATGAAGAGTTCCATAATGTAAGTTATACAAGCTCTGCTATTGAATCAGCCGTTGAATTAAGTAAGAAGTATATCTCGGATAGATTTTTACCTGATAGTGCAATTGATGTTATTGATGAAGCCGGAGCTAGTAAAAAAATCGAGTATGCAAAAGTAAACAAAAAGAATGTAAAAATTTTACAAAAAGATATTGAAGATACAGTTGCAAGAATGGCACATGTTCCTTCTAAATCAGCTACAAAATCAGATGTATCATTACTTAAAAATCTTGAATCTAGAATGCAAAAAAGAGTATTTGGTCAAGATACAGCTATTTCTACAATTGTTCAATCAATCAAAAGAAATAAAGCTGGACTTGGACTTGATAAAAAACCAATTGGAAGTTTCCTTTTCACTGGACCTACTGGTGTTGGTAAAACTGAAGTTGCAAAAGAGTTATCAAATCAATTAGGAATTCATTTTGAAAGATTTGATATGAGTGAATATATGGAAGCTCATACAGTATCAAGACTTATTGGAGCACCTGCGGGATATGTTGGCTTTGAAAATGGTGGATTATTAACTGAAGCTATTAGAAAACATCCTCATTGTGTGTTATTACTTGATGAGATTGAAAAAGCACACCCTGATTTAATGTCTATTTTACTTCAAGTTATGGACAATGCAGAGTTAACAGACAATAGTGGAAATAAAGCAGACTTCCAAAATGTTGTATTAATTATGACTTCAAACCTTGGGGCAAGTGAAGCAAATGTTATGGGGTTTGCTAAAAATGATTCATTAAATGAAGATAAAGCTGTAAATAAATTCTTTGCTCCTGAGTTTAGAAATAGACTTGATGCAACAGTACCTTTTGCAGCCTTAGAGCAAGATATTGTTGCTAAAGTAGCTGGTAAATTTGTTTTAGATTTAGAAAAACAGTTAGAGAATAAGAAGATTAAAATCTCTATAACAGCTAAAGCTAAAAATGAGTTAGCAAGACTTGGTTATGATAAAACAATGGGTGCTAGACCTCTTAATAGAGTTATTTCTGATAAGATTAAAAATGTACTTACTGATGAAATTTTATTTGGCAGACTTAAAAAAGGTGGTCAAGTTAAAATTGATTTTGTAAAAGATGAGTTTAGTTTTACATATAAAGCTTTAGAACCAAGTACCACAAAAAGTACACAATAA
- a CDS encoding bifunctional diguanylate cyclase/phosphodiesterase, giving the protein MSKLKEVNFWLVYIVVSVLILTAAIFIFYYEWIINKNKYAENLTNFNKISVQSTISSFRNKESTLKILGENLLELDALNNPENGRKLINDMKRVNKGIVAFGLAQYDGQLILVSTIDSLTNLPNLMDNKLTSKSFEEARDSQKMHLGRSYFMENLGKWVIPIRMGVQDKTGKTPLVMTAGIQVDGESSVFNLKELPSNLKVQLIRSDGFIQFETPLTKTLEETYSNEYDFNKFRQIDKIKELTPDVITVTTNGKKCMMSVIYIEEYDLFSLVSISYEVVTKDFNKKLIISMVLLFILLGILYFLFSYSIKIQTRTRNELRYIANHDTLTGVYNRYSLNQEISKRMQEAKNFYVFFLDLDNFKYINDTYGHLVGDKLLKDVAKRLKARLFKKDFIARNAGDEFIVLIDERSEETVRTIAKKILDIFSNNFKIGEIELFTGVSIGISRYNKSKTTTSELLNQADMALYKAKENKNSYVIFSKAIYGNTKEIVQIETQLRQAIHNNEFSLVYQPKINSKTHEVIGVEALLRWNNKKLGFVSPEKFIKVAEKSGIINDIGEFVIKKAQADIKEVWKETSKEFTLSVNVSPRQLVSIKEMNRFKKVILNSSFPNDKFMIEITENIFVGDVKRIILFLNTIKSYNVSISLDDFGTGYSSLSILSKLPISELKIDKSFIHNMFLNDENMKLVKSIVNIGKDINLKVVAEGVEEQKELELLESFGCDIYQGYYFSKPLSKEELIKFIKRKI; this is encoded by the coding sequence ATGTCAAAGCTCAAAGAAGTTAACTTTTGGCTTGTTTATATCGTTGTTAGTGTATTGATTCTAACAGCTGCAATTTTTATTTTTTATTATGAATGGATTATAAATAAAAACAAGTATGCGGAAAACTTAACAAATTTTAATAAAATCAGTGTTCAAAGTACAATTTCCTCTTTTAGAAATAAAGAGTCTACTTTAAAAATATTAGGTGAGAACCTTTTAGAGCTTGACGCTTTAAATAATCCAGAAAATGGAAGAAAACTAATCAATGATATGAAAAGAGTAAATAAAGGAATAGTTGCCTTTGGTTTAGCTCAATATGATGGTCAGTTAATATTAGTTTCTACAATTGATAGCTTGACTAACTTACCTAATTTAATGGACAATAAACTTACAAGTAAAAGTTTTGAAGAAGCAAGAGATAGTCAAAAAATGCACTTAGGTAGAAGCTACTTTATGGAAAACCTTGGAAAGTGGGTTATTCCAATTAGAATGGGAGTTCAGGATAAAACAGGAAAAACCCCTTTAGTAATGACTGCTGGAATACAAGTCGATGGAGAAAGTAGTGTATTTAATCTAAAAGAGTTACCAAGCAATCTAAAGGTACAACTAATCAGAAGTGATGGTTTTATACAGTTTGAAACACCACTTACTAAAACTTTAGAAGAGACTTATTCTAATGAGTATGATTTTAATAAATTTAGACAAATTGATAAAATAAAAGAGCTTACTCCTGATGTTATAACAGTTACTACAAATGGCAAAAAATGCATGATGTCTGTAATTTACATAGAAGAGTATGACTTGTTTTCATTGGTTTCTATTTCCTATGAAGTAGTGACAAAAGATTTTAATAAAAAACTTATAATCTCTATGGTTTTACTATTTATTCTTCTTGGAATTTTATATTTCTTATTTAGTTATAGTATTAAAATACAAACACGTACAAGAAATGAACTAAGATATATCGCAAACCATGATACTTTAACGGGAGTTTATAATAGATATTCATTAAATCAAGAGATTAGTAAAAGAATGCAAGAAGCTAAAAACTTTTATGTATTTTTCTTAGACCTTGATAACTTTAAATATATAAATGATACCTATGGGCATCTAGTTGGAGATAAACTTTTAAAAGATGTTGCAAAGCGTTTAAAAGCAAGATTATTTAAAAAAGATTTTATTGCAAGAAATGCTGGAGATGAGTTTATTGTTTTAATTGATGAAAGAAGTGAAGAAACAGTTAGAACAATTGCAAAGAAAATCTTAGATATCTTCTCAAATAACTTTAAAATAGGGGAAATTGAACTATTTACTGGTGTAAGTATTGGTATTTCTAGATATAACAAAAGTAAAACTACAACTTCAGAGCTTTTAAACCAAGCAGATATGGCTTTATATAAAGCAAAAGAGAATAAAAACTCTTATGTGATTTTCTCAAAGGCAATTTATGGAAATACAAAAGAAATTGTTCAAATAGAAACACAACTTAGACAAGCTATTCACAATAATGAGTTTTCTTTAGTATATCAGCCTAAAATCAATTCAAAAACCCATGAGGTTATAGGAGTAGAGGCTTTACTTAGATGGAATAACAAAAAGCTAGGTTTTGTATCCCCTGAAAAGTTTATCAAAGTTGCTGAGAAAAGTGGAATTATAAATGACATTGGCGAGTTTGTAATAAAAAAAGCCCAAGCAGATATAAAAGAGGTTTGGAAAGAGACTTCAAAAGAGTTTACACTTTCTGTAAATGTTTCTCCAAGGCAATTAGTATCAATAAAAGAGATGAATAGATTTAAAAAAGTGATTTTAAATAGTAGTTTCCCAAATGATAAGTTTATGATTGAGATAACTGAGAATATCTTTGTTGGGGATGTAAAAAGAATTATACTGTTTTTAAATACAATCAAATCATACAATGTGAGTATCTCTTTAGATGACTTTGGAACAGGTTATTCTTCATTAAGTATTTTAAGTAAACTTCCTATTTCTGAATTAAAAATTGATAAGTCTTTTATTCACAATATGTTTTTAAATGATGAAAATATGAAGCTTGTAAAATCAATTGTAAATATTGGAAAAGATATAAATTTAAAAGTTGTAGCAGAAGGCGTGGAAGAACAAAAAGAGTTAGAACTTTTAGAAAGTTTTGGATGTGATATTTATCAAGGATATTACTTCAGTAAACCACTTTCAAAAGAAGAGTTAATAAAGTTCATAAAACGTAAAATATAA
- the clpS gene encoding ATP-dependent Clp protease adapter ClpS: MANELEIELDSNLEVSEPKKYKVILLNDDYSTMDFVIDVLTNIFRKTVDEATQIMLNIHNNGREVCGIYSHEIASTKVAQVKTLAREKGFPLKAIMEEE; the protein is encoded by the coding sequence GTGGCAAATGAATTAGAGATAGAATTGGACAGTAATTTAGAGGTTTCAGAACCAAAAAAATACAAGGTGATTTTATTAAACGATGATTATTCAACTATGGATTTTGTTATTGATGTATTAACAAATATATTTAGAAAAACTGTTGATGAAGCAACTCAAATCATGTTAAATATACATAACAATGGAAGAGAAGTTTGTGGAATTTATAGCCATGAAATTGCTTCTACAAAAGTTGCTCAAGTAAAAACACTTGCTAGAGAGAAAGGTTTCCCTCTTAAAGCTATTATGGAAGAAGAATAA